In one window of Ovis aries strain OAR_USU_Benz2616 breed Rambouillet chromosome 3, ARS-UI_Ramb_v3.0, whole genome shotgun sequence DNA:
- the DDN gene encoding dendrin isoform X2, with amino-acid sequence MLDGQLFSEGPDSPRELKDEESGSCLWVQKSKLLVIEVKTISCHYSRRAPPRQLMDFQASHWVCGPQSRTCGPRPGSPEPPPRRPWASRVLQEATNWRAGPPAEARAREQEKRKAASQEREAKETERKRRKAGGARRSPPGRPRPEPRNALRVAHSAGLPAPSRPERLGSVGRPPRPSAQPQSNPGAAWAGPWAGRRPGPPSYEAHLLLRGAAGMAPRRRWDRPPPYVAPPSYEGPHRTLGTKRGPEPSQARACSTSAPTRTEGGCAKKRLDPRIYRDVLGAWGLRQGRGLLGGSPGCGTDRPRLESGKGAAEKSPRLAAAVLKSGSDGHPQDKAAGSPGTVPAGSATATPSPPRPTPRSRPHLKGSGEGREGRDQTWLPKRWVPSIKKQPPRHSQTLPRPWAPGGTGWREPLGHRGEAGPETLEGWKVTRRPHTLPRSSRGPTRREGVFVIDATCVVIRSQYVPTPRTQHVQLLPAGVPRLVGNAPSQPKPNKEEGEGAAVLPSPCRKLPLSSRPSLQPSEGRGLEAEGGKPADSSLEERASRILGLPVGEVNLRDPPTQPGSPEHSALGPPASGGARGAEGSEKVASGPRRTGRGWARAPGPYAGALREAVSRIRRHTAPDSDSDEAAELSVHSSSSDASDTEASGASWRKERTGPPEGGKTAELTGNAREIVGAISKNEEVLFGARDIKGTPQGNREQQ; translated from the exons atgCTGGATGGCCAGCTCTTCTCCGAGGGGCCCGATAGCCCCCGGGAGCTCAAGGATGAGGAGTCTGGCAGCTGCCTCTGGGTGCAGAAATCCAAGCTGCTGGTGATCGAAGTGAAGACTATTTCCTGTCATTATAGTCGCCGCGCCCCTCCTCGACAGCTCATGGACTTCCAGGCCAGCCACTGGGTCTGCGGGCCCCAGAGCCGCAC GTGTGGGCCGCGCCCGGGATCCCCTGAGCCGCCGCCCCGCCGGCCCTGGGCCTCCAGGGTGCTGCAGGAGGCGACCAACTGGCGGGCGGGGCCCCCGGCCGAGGCCCGAGCCCGGgagcaagagaaaaggaaagcggCGTCGCAGGAGCGGGAGGCCAAGGAGACCGAGCGAAAAAGGCGCAAGGCTGGTGGGGCCCGAAGGAGTCCCCCTGGTCGGCCCCGCCCGGAGCCTCGGAACGCCCTTCGGGTGGCCCACTCTGCAGGGCTCCCAGCTCCCTCAAGGCCCGAGCGCCTGGGGTCGGTGGGGCGACCGCCCCGTCCATCCGCGCAGCCGCAGAGCAATCCTGGGGCGGCGTGGGCGGGGCCCTGGGCTGGTCGGCGGCCAGGGCCCCCCAGCTACGAGGCTCACCTGCTGCTGAGAGGCGCTGCCGGGATGGCCCCGCGACGCCGCTGGGACCGGCCGCCACCCTACGTGGCTCCACCTTCTTACGAGGGCCCCCACAGGACCCTGGGGACTAAGCGAGGCCCCGAGCCCTCGCAGGCGCGCGCCTGTTCAACCTCTGCGCCGACTAGGACAGAGGGAGGGTGCGCAAAGAAGAGGCTAGATCCTCGGATCTACCGGGACGTCCTAGGGGCCTGGGGTCTCCGTCAGGGACGGGGTCTCTTGGGGGGATCCCCAGGCTGTGGAACAGACAGGCCAAGGCTGGAGTCCGGTAAGGGGGCCGCGGAGAAAAGCCCGAGGCTGGCTGCTGCTGTCCTGAAGAGTGGTAGCGACGGCCATCCCCAAGATAAAGCCGCTGGGAGCCCAGGCACCGTTCCTGCGGGGTCTGCCActgccacccccagccccccgcGTCCCACTCCCAGGTCCAGACCCCATCTCAAGGGCTccggggaagggagggaagggagagaccaGACCTGGCTCCCCAAACGCTGGGTTCCCTCCATTAAAAAGCAGCCGCCCCGGCATAGCCAGACCCTTCCCAGACCCTGGGCTCCAGGAGGCACGGGATGGAGAGAGCCCCTGGGTCACAGAGGGGAGGCAGGACCCGAGACCTTGGAGGGTTGGAAGGTGACCCGACGCCCCCACACCCTGCCCCGAAGTTCCCGTGGCCCCACTCGTCGGGAAGGCGTCTTTGTCATTGATGCCACTTGCGTGGTGATACGCTCCCAGTACGTCCCGACCCCTCGAACCCAGCATGTGCAGCTTTTGCCCGCCGGGGTGCCGCGCCTGGTGGGGAATGCCCCCAGCCAACCGAAACCCAataaagaggagggagagggggccGCGGTCCTTCCTTCCCCTTGCCGAAAGCTGCCATTGAGCAGTCGCCCTTCTCTCCAACCCAGTGAGGGACGCGGGCTCGAAGCTGAGGGCGGGAAGCCCGCGGACTCCTCACTGGAGGAGCGCGCCTCGCGCATCTTGGGGCTCCCGGTTGGCGAAGTAAACCTACGGGATCCCCCCACGCAGCCAGGTAGCCCAGAGCACTCAGCCTTAGGCCCACCGGCTTCGGGGGGAGCGCGCGGTGCCGAGGGATCGGAGAAAGTGGCGTCCGGCCCGCGGCGCACAGGCCGGGGCTGGGCGCGAGCCCCTGGACCCTATGCCGGGGCCCTGCGGGAAGCCGTGTCTCGCATCCGCCGCCACACCGCCCCGGACTCCGACTCAGACGAAGCTGCGGAGCTCAGCGTCCATAGCAGCTCTTCTGATGCGAGCGACACAGAAGCCTCGGGCGCCTCCTGGCGGAAAGAGCGGACCGGGCCCCCGGAAGGCGGGAAGACAGCCGAGCTGACCGGCAATGCCCGAGAGATTGTAGGTGCCATCAGCAAAAACGAGGAGGTCCTCTTCGGGGCGAGGGACATTAAGGGGACTCCACAGGGAAATAGGGAGCAACAGTGA
- the DDN gene encoding dendrin isoform X1, giving the protein MMERTDVALCHIPSCLGRRQGLLKPWGSGGTWVEGSSFKQEPPHRCSCRRAPPRQLMDFQASHWVCGPQSRTCGPRPGSPEPPPRRPWASRVLQEATNWRAGPPAEARAREQEKRKAASQEREAKETERKRRKAGGARRSPPGRPRPEPRNALRVAHSAGLPAPSRPERLGSVGRPPRPSAQPQSNPGAAWAGPWAGRRPGPPSYEAHLLLRGAAGMAPRRRWDRPPPYVAPPSYEGPHRTLGTKRGPEPSQARACSTSAPTRTEGGCAKKRLDPRIYRDVLGAWGLRQGRGLLGGSPGCGTDRPRLESGKGAAEKSPRLAAAVLKSGSDGHPQDKAAGSPGTVPAGSATATPSPPRPTPRSRPHLKGSGEGREGRDQTWLPKRWVPSIKKQPPRHSQTLPRPWAPGGTGWREPLGHRGEAGPETLEGWKVTRRPHTLPRSSRGPTRREGVFVIDATCVVIRSQYVPTPRTQHVQLLPAGVPRLVGNAPSQPKPNKEEGEGAAVLPSPCRKLPLSSRPSLQPSEGRGLEAEGGKPADSSLEERASRILGLPVGEVNLRDPPTQPGSPEHSALGPPASGGARGAEGSEKVASGPRRTGRGWARAPGPYAGALREAVSRIRRHTAPDSDSDEAAELSVHSSSSDASDTEASGASWRKERTGPPEGGKTAELTGNAREIVGAISKNEEVLFGARDIKGTPQGNREQQ; this is encoded by the exons TCGCCGCGCCCCTCCTCGACAGCTCATGGACTTCCAGGCCAGCCACTGGGTCTGCGGGCCCCAGAGCCGCAC GTGTGGGCCGCGCCCGGGATCCCCTGAGCCGCCGCCCCGCCGGCCCTGGGCCTCCAGGGTGCTGCAGGAGGCGACCAACTGGCGGGCGGGGCCCCCGGCCGAGGCCCGAGCCCGGgagcaagagaaaaggaaagcggCGTCGCAGGAGCGGGAGGCCAAGGAGACCGAGCGAAAAAGGCGCAAGGCTGGTGGGGCCCGAAGGAGTCCCCCTGGTCGGCCCCGCCCGGAGCCTCGGAACGCCCTTCGGGTGGCCCACTCTGCAGGGCTCCCAGCTCCCTCAAGGCCCGAGCGCCTGGGGTCGGTGGGGCGACCGCCCCGTCCATCCGCGCAGCCGCAGAGCAATCCTGGGGCGGCGTGGGCGGGGCCCTGGGCTGGTCGGCGGCCAGGGCCCCCCAGCTACGAGGCTCACCTGCTGCTGAGAGGCGCTGCCGGGATGGCCCCGCGACGCCGCTGGGACCGGCCGCCACCCTACGTGGCTCCACCTTCTTACGAGGGCCCCCACAGGACCCTGGGGACTAAGCGAGGCCCCGAGCCCTCGCAGGCGCGCGCCTGTTCAACCTCTGCGCCGACTAGGACAGAGGGAGGGTGCGCAAAGAAGAGGCTAGATCCTCGGATCTACCGGGACGTCCTAGGGGCCTGGGGTCTCCGTCAGGGACGGGGTCTCTTGGGGGGATCCCCAGGCTGTGGAACAGACAGGCCAAGGCTGGAGTCCGGTAAGGGGGCCGCGGAGAAAAGCCCGAGGCTGGCTGCTGCTGTCCTGAAGAGTGGTAGCGACGGCCATCCCCAAGATAAAGCCGCTGGGAGCCCAGGCACCGTTCCTGCGGGGTCTGCCActgccacccccagccccccgcGTCCCACTCCCAGGTCCAGACCCCATCTCAAGGGCTccggggaagggagggaagggagagaccaGACCTGGCTCCCCAAACGCTGGGTTCCCTCCATTAAAAAGCAGCCGCCCCGGCATAGCCAGACCCTTCCCAGACCCTGGGCTCCAGGAGGCACGGGATGGAGAGAGCCCCTGGGTCACAGAGGGGAGGCAGGACCCGAGACCTTGGAGGGTTGGAAGGTGACCCGACGCCCCCACACCCTGCCCCGAAGTTCCCGTGGCCCCACTCGTCGGGAAGGCGTCTTTGTCATTGATGCCACTTGCGTGGTGATACGCTCCCAGTACGTCCCGACCCCTCGAACCCAGCATGTGCAGCTTTTGCCCGCCGGGGTGCCGCGCCTGGTGGGGAATGCCCCCAGCCAACCGAAACCCAataaagaggagggagagggggccGCGGTCCTTCCTTCCCCTTGCCGAAAGCTGCCATTGAGCAGTCGCCCTTCTCTCCAACCCAGTGAGGGACGCGGGCTCGAAGCTGAGGGCGGGAAGCCCGCGGACTCCTCACTGGAGGAGCGCGCCTCGCGCATCTTGGGGCTCCCGGTTGGCGAAGTAAACCTACGGGATCCCCCCACGCAGCCAGGTAGCCCAGAGCACTCAGCCTTAGGCCCACCGGCTTCGGGGGGAGCGCGCGGTGCCGAGGGATCGGAGAAAGTGGCGTCCGGCCCGCGGCGCACAGGCCGGGGCTGGGCGCGAGCCCCTGGACCCTATGCCGGGGCCCTGCGGGAAGCCGTGTCTCGCATCCGCCGCCACACCGCCCCGGACTCCGACTCAGACGAAGCTGCGGAGCTCAGCGTCCATAGCAGCTCTTCTGATGCGAGCGACACAGAAGCCTCGGGCGCCTCCTGGCGGAAAGAGCGGACCGGGCCCCCGGAAGGCGGGAAGACAGCCGAGCTGACCGGCAATGCCCGAGAGATTGTAGGTGCCATCAGCAAAAACGAGGAGGTCCTCTTCGGGGCGAGGGACATTAAGGGGACTCCACAGGGAAATAGGGAGCAACAGTGA
- the WNT1 gene encoding proto-oncogene Wnt-1, which produces MGHWALLPCWVSAALLLALAALPAALAANSSGRWWGIVNVASSTNLLTDSKSLQLVLEPSLQLLSRKQRRLIRQNPGILHSVSGGLQSAVRECKWQFRNRRWNCPTASGPHLFGKIVNRGCRETAFIFAITSAGVTHSVARSCSEGSIESCTCDYRRRGPGGPDWHWGGCSDNIDFGRLFGREFVDSGEKGRDLRFLMNLHNNEAGRTTVFSEMRQECKCHGMSGSCTVRTCWMRLPTLRAVGDVLRDRFDGASRVLYGNRGNNRASRAELLRLEPEDPAHKPPSPHDLVYFEKSPNFCTYSGRLGTAGTAGRACNSSSPALDGCELLCCGRGHRTRTQRVTERCNCTFHWCCHVSCRNCTHTRILHECL; this is translated from the exons ATGGGGCACTGGGCGCTGCTGCCTTGCTGGGTTTCTGCTGCGTTGTTGCTGGCGCTGGCCGCTCTGCCTGCAGCCCTGGCCGCCAACAGCAGTGGCCGATGGTG GGGCATCGTGAACGTAGCCTCCTCTACGAACCTGCTGACCGACTCCAAGAGTCTGCAGCTGGTACTCGAGCCCAGTCTGCAGCTGCTGAGCCGCAAACAGCGGCGGCTGATCCGTCAGAACCCCGGGATACTGCACAGTGTGAGCGGGGGGCTGCAGAGCGCTGTGCGAGAGTGCAAGTGGCAGTTCCGAAACCGCCGCTGGAACTGTCCCACGGCTTCGGGGCCCCATCTCTTCGGCAAGATCGTCAACCGAG GCTGTCGGGAAACAGCATTTATCTTCGCCATCACCTCGGCCGGGGTCACCCACTCGGTGGCGCGCTCCTGCTCAGAAGGCTCCATCGAATCCTGCACGTGCGACTATCGGCGACGCGGTCCTGGGGGCCCCGATTGGCACTGGGGGGGCTGCAGCGACAACATCGACTTCGGCCGCCTCTTCGGCCGGGAGTTTGTGGACTCCGGAGAGAAGGGGCGGGACCTTCGCTTCCTCATGAACCTTCACAACAATGAGGCGGGGCGCACG ACCGTGTTCTCCGAGATGCGCCAGGAGTGCAAGTGCCACGGGATGTCGGGTTCATGCACGGTGCGCACGTGCTGGATGCGGTTGCCCACGCTGCGCGCAGTGGGCGACGTGCTGCGGGACCGCTTCGACGGTGCCTCGCGCGTCCTCTACGGCAACCGCGGCAACAACCGTGCATCGCGGGCTGAACTGCTGCGCCTGGAGCCGGAGGACCCGGCTCACAAGCCTCCCTCGCCCCACGACCTCGTCTACTTCGAGAAATCGCCCAACTTCTGCACGTACAGCGGACGCCTGGGTACCGCGGGCACGGCGGGGCGCGCCTGCAATAGCTCGTCGCCCGCGCTGGATGGCTGTGAGCTGCTCTGCTGTGGCCGGGGCCACCGCACACGCACGCAGCGCGTCACCGAGCGCTGCAACTGCACCTTCCACTGGTGCTGCCACGTCAGCTGCCGCAACTGCACGCACACGCGCATACTGCACGAGTGCCTGTGA
- the WNT10B gene encoding protein Wnt-10b, giving the protein MREQPRPRPPPSGLAGLLFLALCSRALGNEILGLKLPGGGEPPLTANTVCLTLSGLSKRQLGLCLRSPDVTASALQGLHIAVHECQHQLRDQRWNCSALEGGGRLPHHSAILKRGFRESAFSFSMLAAGVMHAVATACSLGKLVSCGCGWKGSGEQDRLRAKLLQLQALSRGKSFPHSLPSTGPGSGPSPGPQDTWEWGGCNHDMDFGEKFSRDFLDSREAPRDIQARMRIHNNRVGRQVVTENLKRKCKCHGTSGSCQFKTCWRAAPEFRAVGTALRERLGRAIFIDAHNRNSGAFQPRLRPRRLSGELVYFEKSPDFCERDPTVGSPGTRGRACNKTSRLLDGCGSLCCGRGHNVLRQTRVERCHCRFHWCCYVLCEECKVTEWVNVCK; this is encoded by the exons ATGCGGGAGCAGCCCCGGCCGCGGCCTCCGCCCTCGGGCCTCGCCGGTCTCCTGTTCCTGGCGTTGTGCAGTCG GGCCCTCGGCAATGAGATTCTGGGCTTGAAGCTGCCGGGCGGCGGCGAGCCGCCGCTGACCGCCAACACAGTCTGCTTGACGCTGTCGGGCCTGAGCAAGCGGCAGCTGggcctgtgcctgcgcagccccGACGTGACGGCGTCGGCGCTCCAGGGCCTGCACATCGCAGTCCACGAGTGTCAGCACCAGCTGCGCGATCAGCGCTGGAACTGCTCTGCGCTCGAGGGCGGCGGCCGCCTGCCGCACCACAGCGCCATCCTCAAGCGCG GTTTCCGAGAGAgcgctttttccttctccatgctgGCTGCTGGGGTCATGCATGCAGTAGCCACCGCCTGCAGCCTGGGCAAGCTGGTGAGCTGCGGCTGTGGCTGGAAGGGCAGTGGTGAGCAGGATCGACTGAGGGCGAAACTGCTGCAGCTGCAGGCACTATCGCGGGGCAAAAGCTttccccactccctgcccagCACGGGCCCTGGCTCTGGTCCCAGCCCTGGTCCCCAGGACACGTGGGAATGGGGCGGCTGTAACCATGACATGGACTTCGGGGAGAAGTTCTCTCGGGATTTTTTGGATTCCAGGGAAGCTCCCCGGGACATCCAGGCACGAATGCGGATCCACAACAACAGGGTGGGGCGTCAG GTGGTAACTGAAAACTTGAAGCGGAAATGCAAGTGCCATGGCACGTCAGGCAGCTGCCAGTTCAAGACGTGCTGGAGGGCAGCCCCAGAGTTCCGGGCAGTGGGAACAGCCTTGCGGGAGCGGCTGGGCCGGGCCATCTTCATTGATGCTCACAACCGCAACTCCGGAGCCTTCCAACCCCGCCTTCGGCCCCGTCGCCTCTCAGGAGAGCTGGTCTACTTCGAGAAGTCTCCTGACTTCTGCGAGCGAGACCCCACTGTGGGCTCCCCAGGCACGCGGGGCCGGGCCTGCAACAAGACCAGCCGCCTGCTGGATGGCTGTGGCAGCCTGTGCTGTGGCCGCGGGCACAACGTGCTCCGGCAGACCCGAGTCGAGCGCTGTCATTGCCGCTTCCACTGGTGCTGCTACGTGCTGTGTGAAGAGTGCAAGGTCACAGAGTGGGTCAATGTGTGTAAGTGA